From the Brevinematia bacterium genome, the window AAGACAGACCTAGCAATATTGTCGCAAGGTACTTGAAGGAAGTGGGTTATAGAGTAATTCCCGTGAATCCTGGCTATGACCAAATACTGGGAGAAAAAAGTTACAAGAATTTGCTGGAAATTCCTTTTCCTGTTGACATAGTGGACATATTCAGAAAATCCTCGGAAGTG encodes:
- a CDS encoding CoA-binding protein codes for the protein MSCNFDSSEKSFFVYVPSSEDRKIRELLEEAKVIAIVGLSPKEDRPSNIVARYLKEVGYRVIPVNPGYDQILGEKSYKNLLEIPFPVDIVDIFRKSSEV